One genomic segment of Armatimonadota bacterium includes these proteins:
- a CDS encoding TolC family protein, with the protein MPAQRRLMLVLVICGVAMSALTQRPAMSDEASSAAAPAPEPLSLEQAVTTALTLSPLLYQAEQELLAARDGVTQARAAGSVTAEIGVTQTRVSEVSTLTLAVPAPPPDYVTFQTVSLGSKDNTTGTLTVAKPLYTGGRIPAAARQARAGADATLAGLQRTRQTVTNDVQRAYYGALVAADFVAVAEGALTSAREHLRVAQARQDAGVAPRFDVLRAKARGAQSEQALIQARNGLNLARAALNHAMGVGQDREFVLTTPLAEPTDTAGLDLTALVSRARETRPEIHQTQALIEAAGAGVSLARSAKHPTLGVAWMYSRPLETSAFQVSNWTLALTAGLNIFDGRQTSAAVSRARHERERARGLLEQVRQGIALQVRQAYLDLDSARERITAATAGVTEAEEAHRVAGLRYEAGVGISVEVIDAEVAVASAGNDYARAVYDYNVAAAQLEYAVGASAAAAPAESQAQ; encoded by the coding sequence ATGCCCGCGCAGCGTCGGCTGATGCTCGTGCTAGTGATCTGCGGAGTCGCCATGAGCGCGCTCACCCAGCGCCCGGCGATGAGCGATGAGGCGTCTTCCGCCGCCGCGCCCGCACCCGAGCCGCTGAGCCTGGAGCAGGCTGTCACCACCGCGCTGACCCTGAGCCCGCTTCTGTACCAGGCGGAGCAGGAGCTCCTGGCGGCCCGCGACGGGGTGACCCAGGCGCGCGCCGCCGGCTCCGTCACCGCCGAGATCGGGGTGACCCAGACGCGGGTCAGCGAGGTCTCCACGTTGACCCTCGCCGTGCCCGCGCCCCCACCCGACTACGTGACCTTCCAGACCGTCAGTCTCGGAAGCAAGGATAATACTACCGGCACGCTGACAGTGGCCAAGCCGCTGTACACCGGAGGCCGCATACCGGCCGCCGCTCGCCAGGCCCGCGCCGGGGCCGATGCGACCCTGGCGGGGTTGCAGCGCACCCGCCAGACGGTGACCAATGACGTCCAGCGGGCCTACTACGGCGCACTCGTCGCCGCGGACTTCGTGGCGGTGGCGGAGGGGGCTCTCACCTCCGCGCGCGAGCACCTGCGGGTGGCACAAGCGCGACAGGACGCCGGTGTCGCCCCGCGCTTCGACGTCTTGCGCGCCAAGGCGCGGGGCGCCCAAAGCGAGCAGGCGCTGATCCAGGCCCGCAATGGCCTGAACCTGGCGCGGGCGGCGTTGAACCACGCCATGGGCGTCGGCCAGGACCGTGAGTTCGTGCTGACGACCCCGCTCGCCGAGCCGACCGATACCGCCGGCCTCGACCTCACTGCGCTCGTGTCGCGCGCCCGGGAAACCCGCCCTGAGATCCACCAGACCCAGGCGCTGATCGAGGCCGCGGGCGCCGGCGTCTCGCTCGCGCGCAGCGCGAAGCACCCCACCCTCGGCGTCGCCTGGATGTACAGCCGGCCGTTGGAGACCAGCGCCTTCCAGGTGAGCAACTGGACGCTGGCGCTGACCGCCGGATTGAACATCTTCGACGGCAGGCAAACCAGCGCGGCGGTCAGCCGCGCGCGCCACGAGCGGGAGCGAGCGCGGGGCTTGCTGGAGCAGGTGCGGCAGGGGATCGCGCTGCAAGTGCGCCAGGCATACCTCGACCTCGATTCCGCGCGCGAGCGCATCACCGCCGCGACCGCCGGGGTAACCGAAGCCGAGGAGGCCCACCGCGTCGCCGGCCTGCGCTACGAGGCGGGCGTGGGCATCAGCGTCGAAGTGATTGACGCCGAGGTGGCGGTCGCCTCGGCGGGCAATGACTATGCCCGCGCGGTCTATGACTACAACGTCGCGGCGGCCCAACTGGAGTACGCGGTGGGCGCATCTGCGGCTGCCGCGCCCGCGGAGAGCCAAGCGCAATGA
- a CDS encoding glycoside hydrolase family 2 TIM barrel-domain containing protein, with protein sequence MYTDHVDWHFDPRARVPVRVNPWRRHPAERVLSLDGDWQFRLDPEERGEREGWFKHPHLLTDAVRVPGCWQGQGFGHEGTDEPWDFQLPARVFRATYEGTAWYGKRFTAPREWKGLRIWLNFGGVHPAAEVWLNGERLGAHCAPFVPFAFEATKHLRLGGDNFLAVRVHEQNRWLGLAYNWMGNWSGLYRSVELTATESAWIERLWMHPDVDGKRIRCRVQLAGAASEALTLSLTVASPDGAPVARVTRRLSGAGVHRLSSPVSSPRLWSPETPNLHRVDAVLSRGDRVEDALSERVGFVKLETEGKHFLINGEPYYLRGHGDFAVNPETGSPDTSRERWCHKLATLRAYGYNYVRCQSYVPAPEYFDVADEVGLLVQSEMGMLGGWAGSDPWHGYCWPRPTARFRDVLKWQWDRTIMRDVNHPSAALYCMSNELGYHGAAFPEVAWQCYRDTKAIKPSAFVIWTDGGLDAEMPADFVNAEGKYDEQTPLPVIQHEFRWWSSHPDVRIKRKYRGAVRPYAIEVAETAARRHGLQRLLPQMAEASHRLQYVEARAKMEACRRDHPRLAGICHFSAADFGYSPQGIVDEFYDRKLVSAETWSRTNGDTVIMMDRDFDDRVLVAGETFRCRLSVSDFSHPPLRAPQLEWQLLGGTRRLAAGTLEYRHRPFRTCRASTISLTLPAVTRPLMLTLRAALREGRRRVDNEWNFWLFPEAEGRAAPAALYGPPGRSWLRTVRSLPRISARRSAARLPKVVLSSRLDERLAEHCREGGRVILASPEVALRPFPGKLGLEGAYFFLPPANYPPLEDGHSGTIILDHPMLGEFPHQGFADLQLFRLIVPAPPIALEGLGLERSDPVIRVLSTYYVVEALAYLLEAKVGKGGIIICALDLDQKLPEARYLLAAMLRYAGSAAFRPKASLPAKALERLIHGS encoded by the coding sequence ATGTACACCGATCACGTAGACTGGCATTTCGACCCTCGGGCGCGCGTGCCCGTCCGCGTCAACCCGTGGCGGCGCCACCCCGCCGAACGGGTACTCAGCCTGGATGGCGACTGGCAGTTCCGCCTCGACCCGGAGGAACGCGGGGAGCGCGAGGGATGGTTCAAGCACCCGCACCTGCTTACGGATGCCGTCCGCGTACCCGGCTGCTGGCAGGGCCAGGGCTTCGGCCACGAGGGCACGGATGAGCCGTGGGACTTCCAACTGCCGGCGCGGGTGTTCCGCGCGACCTATGAAGGAACGGCATGGTATGGCAAGCGCTTCACCGCGCCGCGCGAATGGAAGGGCCTGCGGATATGGCTCAACTTCGGCGGCGTCCATCCGGCGGCGGAGGTCTGGCTCAACGGCGAGCGGTTGGGCGCCCACTGCGCGCCCTTCGTGCCGTTCGCCTTCGAGGCGACGAAGCACCTGCGGTTGGGCGGCGACAACTTCCTCGCGGTGCGCGTGCACGAACAGAACCGCTGGCTCGGACTCGCCTATAACTGGATGGGGAACTGGTCCGGATTGTACCGGAGCGTCGAGTTGACCGCCACCGAGAGCGCGTGGATCGAGCGCTTGTGGATGCACCCCGACGTGGACGGCAAACGAATTCGCTGCCGAGTGCAACTGGCAGGGGCCGCGAGCGAGGCGTTGACCCTCTCGCTGACAGTGGCATCCCCGGACGGGGCGCCCGTGGCGCGGGTGACGCGCAGGTTGTCGGGCGCGGGTGTCCATCGGCTGTCCAGTCCCGTGTCGTCGCCGCGCCTGTGGAGCCCGGAAACGCCGAATCTCCACCGGGTGGATGCCGTCCTCAGCCGCGGCGACCGGGTAGAGGATGCCCTGAGCGAGCGCGTGGGGTTTGTCAAGCTCGAAACCGAGGGCAAGCATTTCCTCATCAACGGCGAGCCGTACTACCTGCGCGGGCATGGGGATTTCGCGGTCAACCCGGAGACTGGCAGCCCGGATACGAGCCGCGAGCGGTGGTGCCACAAGCTGGCGACGCTGCGCGCCTACGGATACAACTACGTGCGCTGCCAGTCCTACGTGCCGGCGCCGGAGTATTTCGATGTCGCGGACGAGGTGGGTCTGCTGGTGCAGAGCGAGATGGGGATGCTCGGCGGGTGGGCGGGCAGCGACCCCTGGCATGGCTACTGCTGGCCCCGGCCCACCGCCCGGTTCCGCGACGTGCTCAAGTGGCAGTGGGACCGCACGATCATGCGCGACGTCAACCACCCGTCCGCGGCCCTCTATTGCATGAGCAACGAGCTGGGATACCACGGTGCCGCCTTCCCCGAGGTCGCCTGGCAATGTTACCGCGACACCAAGGCCATCAAGCCCTCCGCCTTCGTCATCTGGACCGACGGCGGCCTCGACGCCGAGATGCCGGCTGATTTCGTCAACGCTGAGGGCAAGTACGATGAGCAGACGCCGCTGCCGGTGATCCAGCATGAGTTTCGCTGGTGGAGCAGCCACCCGGACGTGCGGATCAAGCGCAAGTACCGGGGGGCGGTGCGGCCCTACGCCATCGAGGTAGCCGAAACGGCCGCCCGCCGCCACGGGCTGCAGCGGCTGCTGCCCCAGATGGCTGAGGCCAGCCATCGCCTGCAGTACGTCGAGGCGCGCGCCAAGATGGAGGCCTGTCGCCGCGATCACCCGCGCCTGGCCGGCATCTGCCACTTCAGCGCGGCGGACTTTGGCTACTCGCCGCAAGGCATCGTTGACGAGTTCTACGATCGCAAGCTCGTGTCCGCCGAAACCTGGTCGCGCACCAACGGCGACACCGTGATCATGATGGATCGCGACTTCGATGACCGCGTGCTGGTGGCAGGGGAGACCTTCCGCTGCCGCCTCTCGGTGTCGGACTTCTCGCATCCGCCGCTGCGCGCGCCCCAGCTCGAGTGGCAGTTGCTGGGCGGCACGCGGCGGCTGGCCGCGGGGACGCTGGAGTATCGCCATCGGCCCTTCCGCACGTGCCGCGCCAGCACCATCAGCCTCACCTTGCCCGCGGTCACCCGTCCGCTCATGCTCACGCTGCGCGCGGCGCTGCGCGAAGGCCGCCGCCGGGTTGACAACGAGTGGAACTTCTGGCTCTTCCCCGAGGCCGAGGGGCGAGCGGCGCCGGCGGCGCTCTACGGCCCGCCCGGTCGCTCCTGGCTGCGGACCGTGCGCTCGCTGCCTCGCATCAGTGCACGTCGGTCCGCCGCCCGTCTGCCCAAGGTGGTGCTCTCGAGCCGGCTGGACGAACGCCTCGCCGAGCACTGCCGCGAAGGCGGGCGCGTGATATTGGCGTCTCCAGAGGTGGCGCTGCGCCCATTCCCGGGGAAGCTAGGCCTTGAGGGCGCGTACTTCTTCCTGCCGCCCGCAAACTACCCACCCCTCGAGGACGGCCACAGCGGAACGATCATCCTCGACCACCCCATGCTGGGGGAGTTCCCTCACCAGGGATTTGCGGATCTGCAGCTCTTCCGACTTATCGTGCCCGCGCCGCCGATCGCCTTGGAAGGCTTGGGTCTGGAGCGCAGCGATCCGGTCATTCGCGTCCTCAGCACGTACTACGTGGTCGAGGCGCTGGCGTATCTGCTGGAGGCAAAGGTGGGTAAGGGTGGGATCATCATCTGCGCCCTGGACCTCGATCAGAAGCTCCCGGAGGCCCGCTACCTGCTGGCGGCGATGCTGCGGTACGCGGGGAGCGCTGCTTTCCGCCCGAAGGCGAGTCTCCCCGCCAAGGCATTGGAGCGGCTGATCCACGGCAGCTAG
- a CDS encoding sugar phosphate isomerase/epimerase family protein, which yields MTRATRYKIGSGFAPFSPCAERFVVGGYRDPMSLEQQIGLATRVEGLRGVGLDYPYQFGDGDIERVRRLLSASGFEFCTLEIGLYPDRKWKLGTFTAPDPGIRREAIEMCKRGLEVAADLGAADVLLWPGQDGFDYPFQVDYDECWRALVEGIGEVAAHRPEVKVAIEYKPKEPRANIFVRNAGTLLYLINSIGLPNVGATIDFGHSLVAGENAAEAAVLLAREGKLFQVHVNDNYRDWDHDLIVGAVSLWETVEFCYWILKSGYEGWYVIDVYPYREDGLAALQQCVRNWEKVLDMAGTLTRTNIAEAMSNADAVSSVRTLWDTLLP from the coding sequence ATGACGAGAGCGACCAGGTACAAGATCGGCAGCGGCTTCGCCCCATTCTCTCCATGTGCAGAAAGGTTCGTCGTAGGCGGCTACCGCGATCCCATGAGTCTGGAGCAGCAGATCGGCCTCGCGACCCGGGTGGAAGGGCTGCGGGGGGTCGGGCTGGACTACCCCTACCAGTTCGGCGACGGCGACATCGAGCGGGTGCGGCGCCTGCTGTCGGCGTCCGGGTTCGAGTTCTGCACGCTCGAGATCGGCCTCTATCCGGACCGCAAGTGGAAGCTCGGCACTTTCACCGCGCCCGACCCCGGCATCCGCCGCGAGGCCATCGAGATGTGCAAGCGAGGCCTCGAGGTCGCGGCCGACCTGGGCGCCGCCGACGTCCTGCTGTGGCCGGGCCAAGATGGTTTCGATTATCCGTTCCAGGTTGACTACGACGAGTGCTGGCGCGCTTTGGTCGAGGGCATCGGCGAAGTCGCCGCCCACCGCCCCGAGGTCAAGGTCGCCATCGAGTACAAGCCGAAGGAGCCGCGGGCCAACATCTTCGTGAGAAACGCCGGCACCCTGCTCTACCTCATCAACTCCATCGGCCTGCCCAACGTGGGAGCCACCATTGACTTCGGCCACAGCCTGGTCGCCGGCGAGAACGCCGCCGAGGCGGCGGTGCTCCTGGCGCGCGAGGGGAAACTGTTCCAGGTTCACGTCAACGACAACTACCGCGACTGGGATCACGACCTCATTGTCGGCGCCGTGTCCTTGTGGGAGACCGTAGAGTTCTGCTACTGGATACTGAAATCCGGCTACGAGGGCTGGTATGTGATAGACGTCTATCCATACCGGGAAGACGGCTTGGCCGCCCTCCAGCAGTGTGTGCGCAACTGGGAGAAGGTGCTCGACATGGCCGGCACGCTCACGCGCACCAACATAGCTGAGGCAATGAGCAACGCGGATGCAGTCTCCTCCGTGAGAACCCTGTGGGACACGCTCCTTCCGTGA
- a CDS encoding uroporphyrinogen decarboxylase family protein: MTPRQRAIEALELRRPPGLVPHLELEFQLSQEVFGRPALRAEHLQDITGARRQDLLKRNAEHWVEVAREFDYSVITGLHWLSPDDQLASFEYVRDIAGDTYMLSAFVDGTFAIPSGENMIEHVVFLTERKQAALEDARRRVEEAIALGLQVIGGGAEVIFMCADYCFNHGPFLSPAMFAEHVAPFLRQQVAAWNAAGAYTVKHTDGNIMPILDQLADSGARALHSLDPMAGVDIAEVKRRVGGRMCLIGNVNLAYVQSGTPEQITESARYCLRHGGVNQGGYIYATSNCIFSGVPIESYHHLLRVREEYGYPGAQP, encoded by the coding sequence ATGACTCCGAGACAGCGCGCGATCGAAGCCCTGGAGCTGCGCCGGCCGCCAGGTCTGGTGCCGCACCTGGAGCTGGAGTTCCAGTTGTCGCAGGAGGTCTTCGGGCGGCCGGCGCTGCGCGCCGAGCACTTGCAAGACATCACCGGTGCGCGCAGGCAGGACCTGCTCAAGCGCAATGCCGAGCACTGGGTCGAGGTCGCCCGGGAGTTCGATTACTCCGTCATCACCGGCCTGCACTGGCTGTCGCCTGACGATCAGCTCGCGAGCTTCGAGTATGTCCGCGACATCGCCGGCGACACGTACATGCTCAGCGCGTTCGTTGACGGCACCTTCGCCATTCCCAGCGGCGAAAACATGATCGAGCACGTCGTCTTCCTCACCGAGCGCAAGCAAGCGGCCCTGGAGGATGCGCGGCGCCGGGTCGAGGAGGCGATCGCCCTCGGCCTCCAGGTCATCGGCGGGGGCGCGGAGGTTATCTTCATGTGCGCCGACTACTGCTTCAACCACGGGCCCTTCCTGTCGCCTGCCATGTTCGCGGAACACGTCGCGCCGTTCCTGCGGCAGCAGGTGGCGGCGTGGAACGCGGCCGGCGCCTATACCGTCAAACACACCGACGGCAACATCATGCCCATCCTCGACCAGCTCGCGGATTCCGGCGCGCGCGCCTTGCACTCGCTCGACCCCATGGCGGGCGTGGACATCGCCGAGGTCAAGCGCCGCGTCGGCGGCCGCATGTGCCTCATTGGCAACGTCAACCTGGCGTATGTGCAATCGGGAACGCCGGAGCAGATCACCGAGAGCGCGCGCTACTGCCTGCGCCACGGCGGAGTCAACCAGGGCGGCTACATCTACGCCACCAGCAACTGCATCTTCAGCGGCGTCCCCATCGAGAGCTATCACCACCTGCTGCGCGTGCGCGAGGAATACGGCTACCCGGGCGCGCAGCCGTAG
- a CDS encoding DUF951 domain-containing protein, with translation MRINLGDEVRLRKVHPCGGDVWEVTRTGMDIRVKCLKCGRSVLLPRSQFEKQVKEFVSTTRRLG, from the coding sequence ATGCGCATAAACCTTGGCGACGAGGTGCGCCTGCGCAAGGTGCATCCCTGCGGCGGCGACGTGTGGGAAGTCACCCGCACCGGCATGGACATCCGCGTCAAGTGTCTGAAGTGCGGGCGCTCGGTGTTGCTCCCGCGTTCGCAGTTCGAGAAGCAGGTCAAGGAGTTCGTCAGTACCACCCGTCGCTTGGGCTAG
- a CDS encoding SDR family NAD(P)-dependent oxidoreductase, whose protein sequence is MLAIDLCGRTALVTGGSRGIGAAVSEALCAAGAVVVFTHTGSPAHQGQREELLARIRKQGGSAEAVALDACDAGGTAALVQEVVERHGALDVLVCNVGRNLPRPAESVSDAEWMASIDINLTCAFYAVRAVLPHMVKAGRGRIILIGSSAAYDGGGGAIDYAAAKAGLNGMMLYLVKNYARRGIVTNTIHPCVIETDLLRERYSSAEAVRELVSQIPVGRLGKPEDIGGLVAYLASPWGDYVCGQSILVDGGRTLGR, encoded by the coding sequence ATGCTCGCCATAGACCTTTGCGGTAGGACCGCGCTGGTGACCGGTGGTTCGCGCGGCATCGGCGCCGCCGTCAGTGAAGCGCTGTGCGCAGCCGGCGCCGTGGTGGTGTTTACGCACACCGGTAGTCCCGCCCACCAGGGTCAGCGGGAAGAGCTCCTGGCGCGGATTCGCAAGCAGGGCGGCAGCGCCGAGGCGGTGGCGCTCGACGCCTGTGATGCGGGGGGGACGGCGGCTCTGGTGCAGGAGGTCGTGGAACGGCACGGCGCCCTGGACGTCCTTGTGTGCAATGTGGGACGCAACCTTCCGCGCCCCGCAGAGAGTGTCTCGGACGCGGAGTGGATGGCGTCTATTGACATCAACCTCACCTGCGCCTTCTATGCCGTGCGCGCGGTCTTGCCGCACATGGTGAAGGCGGGCCGCGGCCGCATCATTCTGATCGGCTCCTCCGCCGCCTATGATGGGGGTGGAGGCGCTATTGACTATGCCGCCGCAAAGGCCGGCCTCAACGGCATGATGCTCTATCTCGTCAAGAACTACGCGCGCCGGGGGATTGTGACCAATACCATTCATCCCTGCGTCATCGAAACGGACTTGCTGCGCGAGCGCTATTCGTCGGCAGAGGCGGTGCGTGAGCTCGTTTCCCAGATCCCGGTCGGGCGGCTGGGCAAACCAGAGGACATCGGCGGCCTGGTGGCATACCTCGCCAGTCCGTGGGGAGATTACGTTTGCGGACAGTCCATCCTGGTGGACGGGGGCAGGACCTTGGGCCGGTGA
- a CDS encoding aminotransferase class III-fold pyridoxal phosphate-dependent enzyme, which yields MKRAPGSRGIVSAAEVFEKYRAHVNPGLAALVKFMGFDAVEESAQGAIVRDTEGNEYIDCLGGFGALSLGHRHPKVVAAVREQLERMPLSSKILLNDRLADLCQRLAEITPGDLQYSFICNSGAEAVEGALKLARLATGRRGIVGAVGGFHGKTMGALSASGRDLYRKPFAPLVPGFSHVPFGDAEALREAVSGDTAAVILEPIQGEAGVVIPADDYLSAAREICSAAGALLVLDEVQTGLGRTGSLFACEHWGVAPDIMTLAKALGGGVMPVGAFVARAELWDAWRVNPLLHSSTFGGNPLACAAALAALEVVIEERLPQRARELGQHTLHALGELRQRFPDAVVEVRGRGLLIGVEFAHEDLAGLAIAGLAQRRVIAAYTLNNPRVIRLEPPLVIEEGQLARALSALGEAVEQAVALLADAGPYQDEPL from the coding sequence ATGAAGCGCGCCCCCGGGAGCCGCGGCATCGTCTCCGCCGCCGAAGTCTTCGAGAAGTACCGCGCTCACGTTAACCCCGGCCTCGCCGCCCTAGTCAAGTTCATGGGCTTCGACGCGGTGGAGGAGTCGGCGCAGGGCGCGATCGTCCGCGATACCGAGGGCAACGAGTACATTGACTGCCTGGGCGGATTCGGCGCGCTGTCACTTGGACACCGCCACCCGAAGGTGGTGGCTGCGGTGCGCGAGCAGCTCGAGCGCATGCCACTGTCCTCCAAGATCCTGCTCAACGACCGCCTGGCGGATCTATGCCAGCGCCTGGCGGAGATCACCCCCGGAGATCTCCAGTATTCCTTCATCTGCAACAGCGGCGCGGAGGCCGTCGAGGGAGCCCTCAAGCTGGCGCGCCTGGCTACGGGACGGCGGGGCATCGTCGGCGCGGTGGGCGGGTTCCACGGCAAGACGATGGGCGCACTCAGCGCCTCCGGCAGGGACCTGTACCGCAAGCCGTTCGCGCCGCTGGTGCCGGGGTTCTCGCACGTACCCTTCGGCGACGCCGAGGCGCTGCGCGAGGCGGTCAGCGGGGACACCGCCGCCGTCATCCTCGAGCCCATTCAGGGCGAGGCGGGGGTGGTCATACCAGCCGACGACTACCTGTCGGCGGCGCGCGAGATTTGCAGCGCGGCCGGCGCGCTGCTCGTCCTGGATGAGGTGCAGACGGGGTTGGGGCGCACGGGATCGCTGTTCGCGTGCGAGCACTGGGGCGTCGCGCCCGACATCATGACCCTGGCCAAGGCGCTGGGCGGCGGGGTGATGCCGGTGGGCGCGTTCGTGGCGCGCGCCGAGCTGTGGGACGCCTGGCGCGTGAATCCGTTGCTGCACAGCAGCACCTTCGGCGGCAATCCGCTCGCCTGCGCCGCCGCGCTGGCGGCGCTGGAGGTGGTCATCGAGGAGCGCCTGCCCCAGCGCGCAAGGGAACTGGGACAGCACACACTGCACGCTCTGGGCGAACTGCGGCAGCGTTTCCCCGATGCGGTTGTGGAGGTGCGGGGGCGGGGCCTGCTCATCGGCGTCGAGTTCGCGCATGAGGACCTCGCCGGGCTGGCCATCGCCGGGCTTGCGCAGCGGCGCGTAATCGCGGCCTACACCCTCAACAACCCGCGCGTTATCCGCCTGGAGCCGCCGCTGGTGATCGAGGAGGGACAGCTTGCCCGCGCCCTGTCCGCCCTCGGTGAGGCGGTGGAGCAGGCCGTCGCCCTGCTGGCGGACGCCGGACCCTACCAGGACGAGCCGCTCTGA
- a CDS encoding uroporphyrinogen decarboxylase family protein, which yields MNGRERFLRTMHHQSVDRAPMIEVGYWAEAQERWLREGMPEEARRKDTLTFNGCAFFGLDEQRDLGLNLGMIPSFEPELLVEDERTITRRNGEGVVQRCMKDGVSMPQYVAWPVTERADFERIKRRYDPHQPERYPADWDELVAWAPQRECPLWGPGIGSVGFYSMLRRWMGTENACTVFYDDPALAEEMLDVVAEFTLGAMARTLEQVQLDYFLWWEDFAFKNGPLISPAIFQRFLLPRYRRVNDVFRRHGIDIIFLDSDGDPSVLLPMLLEAGVNGTYPIEAAAGMDPVALRREYGRDLLLWGGVDKRALTKDRRTITEELESKLPPLLADGGYIPQLDHLAPPDISYENWLFYLDLKRRLLERG from the coding sequence ATGAACGGCCGAGAGCGGTTTCTGCGCACCATGCATCACCAGAGCGTGGACCGCGCGCCGATGATCGAGGTCGGATACTGGGCGGAGGCCCAGGAGCGTTGGCTGCGGGAGGGCATGCCCGAGGAGGCGCGCCGGAAGGACACGCTGACGTTCAACGGGTGTGCTTTCTTCGGGCTGGATGAGCAGCGGGACCTGGGGCTCAACCTGGGCATGATCCCCTCCTTCGAGCCGGAACTTCTGGTGGAAGACGAGCGCACGATCACCAGGCGCAATGGCGAAGGCGTCGTCCAACGGTGCATGAAGGACGGCGTCTCGATGCCGCAGTATGTCGCCTGGCCGGTGACCGAGCGCGCGGATTTCGAGCGCATCAAGCGTCGCTACGACCCGCATCAGCCGGAGCGTTATCCCGCGGATTGGGACGAGCTGGTGGCGTGGGCGCCGCAGCGAGAGTGTCCCCTGTGGGGCCCGGGCATCGGTTCGGTCGGTTTCTACTCGATGCTGCGCCGCTGGATGGGCACGGAGAACGCGTGCACGGTGTTCTACGACGATCCGGCGCTGGCCGAGGAGATGCTCGATGTCGTCGCCGAGTTCACCCTGGGGGCGATGGCGCGCACGCTGGAGCAGGTGCAGCTCGACTACTTCCTGTGGTGGGAGGATTTCGCCTTCAAGAACGGGCCGCTGATATCGCCTGCAATCTTCCAGCGCTTCCTGCTGCCGCGCTACCGCCGGGTCAACGACGTCTTCCGGCGCCATGGCATAGACATCATCTTCCTGGACAGCGATGGCGACCCGAGCGTACTGCTGCCGATGCTGCTGGAGGCGGGGGTCAATGGCACCTATCCCATCGAGGCGGCTGCCGGGATGGACCCGGTGGCGCTGCGGCGCGAGTACGGGCGCGACTTGCTGCTGTGGGGCGGCGTGGACAAGCGGGCGCTGACCAAGGACCGGCGGACGATCACCGAGGAGCTCGAGTCCAAGCTGCCGCCGCTGCTGGCCGACGGCGGCTATATCCCGCAGCTCGACCACCTGGCGCCACCTGACATCTCCTACGAGAACTGGCTGTTCTATCTGGACCTGAAGCGCCGGCTGCTCGAGCGCGGCTAG
- the rtcA gene encoding RNA 3'-terminal phosphate cyclase, protein MLTVDGAQGGGQIVRTTVSYSALSGRAVRVVNIRAGRPRPGLQAQHLVAVRAVAELCTADVTGAALGSAAIEFRPGPIAPPEVWRLDVGTAGSVMLILQALLPCLALGGTAVDLTLTGGTNNPWAPAFEHTRRVLLPTLLQMGVNVEAELRSRGFYPRGGGEVRVRVEPASAIQRLSLCQRGRPVRVWGIAYSSNLPQHIAERMARACRDRLALAGLAPQEFHIDTATPSPGAGCGIIALAEFEHSVLAGDSLGERSKPAENVGREAAEALLRELRFQAAADSHLADQLVPWVALAGGDSAYVTSRKTDHLASAVAVAEHMVGARFSVEGDEPARVLCRGIGHAPI, encoded by the coding sequence ATGCTGACTGTGGACGGGGCCCAAGGCGGCGGTCAGATTGTGCGCACCACCGTCAGCTATTCCGCCCTCAGCGGGCGCGCGGTGCGCGTCGTCAACATCCGCGCCGGGCGCCCCCGGCCTGGATTGCAGGCCCAGCATCTGGTGGCAGTGCGGGCCGTCGCCGAGCTGTGCACGGCCGACGTCACCGGGGCCGCCTTGGGCTCCGCCGCGATTGAGTTCCGCCCCGGTCCCATCGCACCGCCGGAGGTGTGGCGTCTTGACGTCGGCACCGCCGGCAGCGTTATGCTCATCCTGCAGGCGTTGCTGCCATGCCTTGCGCTTGGCGGGACCGCGGTTGATCTGACCCTCACCGGCGGCACCAACAACCCCTGGGCGCCTGCCTTCGAGCACACCCGGCGCGTGCTGCTGCCCACGCTGCTGCAAATGGGCGTGAATGTGGAAGCCGAGCTACGGAGCCGGGGATTCTACCCCCGGGGCGGCGGCGAGGTGCGGGTCCGCGTCGAGCCTGCGAGCGCCATCCAGCGGCTCTCGCTGTGTCAGCGGGGGCGTCCGGTGCGCGTATGGGGCATAGCGTACAGTTCCAACCTGCCCCAGCACATCGCCGAGCGCATGGCGCGCGCCTGCCGCGACCGCCTTGCCCTCGCCGGTCTGGCTCCGCAGGAGTTCCATATAGATACGGCCACACCGTCGCCGGGCGCCGGTTGTGGCATCATCGCGCTCGCCGAGTTCGAACACTCCGTGCTTGCCGGGGACAGCCTGGGAGAGCGAAGCAAGCCGGCGGAGAATGTCGGCCGCGAGGCCGCGGAGGCACTGCTGAGGGAACTGCGGTTCCAGGCGGCGGCTGATTCTCACCTGGCGGATCAACTGGTTCCCTGGGTTGCCTTGGCTGGCGGCGACAGCGCCTATGTGACATCTCGCAAGACCGACCATCTGGCATCGGCGGTGGCGGTGGCGGAGCACATGGTCGGCGCGCGATTCAGCGTAGAGGGGGATGAGCCGGCGAGAGTCCTCTGCCGCGGAATCGGCCACGCGCCTATCTAG